A genomic window from Arthrobacter globiformis includes:
- the rfaE2 gene encoding D-glycero-beta-D-manno-heptose 1-phosphate adenylyltransferase has product MLSEPVLSEQRGLAAWLPRRLAQEQPAITVVGDFMLDGWWTGSIDRMCREAPAPVVDIARRDFAPGGAANTAMNLAALGARVSVAGIIGADDAGAELRRQLTAAGVDTTLLAEHPDMVTTTKVRISSGGQVLLRFDDSAKAVPAEALATFEAAVPTAVGRQNAVVICDYGTGVLAEPVRSRLIGTLARRGRDTLVVVDAHDPRPWAGLEPDLVTPNAQEAARMLDLRLGSGPERADVVTAHGGELLQATGARAVVVTLDRDGTVLIPAAGNPHRTWARPAAEKQASGAGDTFVAALTLARAASLPLTASLDLAQAAADVVVHHPGTSVCGTDELGRYLESFADTALAADELERHIRAHRSDGQRVVLTNGCFDVLHRGHTRYLNQAKQLGDILVVALNSDDSVRKLKGPDRPINSVADRAAVIAALSCVDYVTVFDTPTPIPLIEQLRPEIYAKGGDYTPEMLAETEAVEAYGGTVTILDYVAERSTTAMVQRIRNGGGAPVPEA; this is encoded by the coding sequence ATGCTTTCCGAACCAGTGCTTTCCGAACAGCGCGGCCTTGCCGCGTGGCTTCCCCGGAGGCTGGCCCAGGAGCAGCCGGCCATCACCGTGGTGGGCGACTTCATGCTCGACGGCTGGTGGACCGGCTCGATCGACAGGATGTGCCGCGAGGCCCCCGCTCCCGTGGTGGACATCGCCCGCCGTGACTTTGCTCCCGGCGGCGCGGCCAACACCGCCATGAACCTGGCTGCCCTCGGCGCCCGGGTCAGCGTGGCCGGCATCATCGGGGCGGACGACGCCGGCGCGGAACTTAGGCGCCAGCTGACCGCCGCCGGGGTGGACACCACGCTGCTCGCCGAGCACCCGGACATGGTCACCACCACCAAGGTCCGGATCAGCAGCGGCGGCCAGGTCCTGCTGCGCTTCGACGATTCGGCGAAGGCTGTCCCGGCCGAGGCCTTGGCGACGTTCGAAGCGGCGGTGCCCACCGCCGTCGGACGCCAGAACGCGGTGGTGATCTGCGACTACGGAACGGGAGTCCTCGCGGAACCGGTGCGTAGCCGGCTCATCGGGACCCTTGCCCGCCGTGGGCGGGACACACTTGTGGTGGTGGACGCGCACGATCCCCGTCCGTGGGCAGGACTTGAACCGGACCTGGTCACGCCCAACGCGCAGGAGGCGGCCAGGATGCTGGACCTTCGGCTGGGCAGCGGGCCCGAGCGTGCAGATGTAGTGACCGCGCACGGCGGCGAACTGCTGCAGGCGACGGGGGCACGCGCCGTCGTGGTCACGCTGGACCGGGACGGAACGGTCCTCATCCCGGCGGCCGGAAACCCGCACAGGACGTGGGCGAGGCCGGCTGCCGAGAAGCAGGCCTCCGGCGCGGGCGACACCTTCGTGGCGGCGCTGACTCTGGCGCGTGCCGCGTCGCTGCCGCTGACAGCCAGCCTCGACCTCGCACAGGCGGCGGCGGACGTGGTGGTCCACCATCCGGGGACGTCGGTCTGCGGCACGGACGAGCTGGGCCGTTACCTGGAAAGCTTCGCGGACACGGCCCTGGCGGCCGACGAACTGGAACGGCACATCCGTGCCCACCGCAGCGACGGCCAGCGGGTGGTGCTGACCAACGGCTGTTTCGACGTCCTGCACCGCGGGCATACGCGCTACCTGAACCAGGCCAAGCAGCTCGGCGACATCCTGGTGGTGGCGCTCAACAGCGACGACTCCGTCCGGAAGCTCAAGGGGCCGGACCGTCCCATTAACAGCGTGGCGGACCGGGCAGCCGTGATCGCCGCCCTGAGCTGCGTGGATTACGTCACCGTCTTCGACACCCCGACGCCGATTCCCCTGATCGAACAGCTGCGGCCGGAAATCTATGCCAAGGGCGGGGACTACACGCCGGAGATGCTGGCCGAAACCGAAGCCGTGGAGGCCTACGGCGGCACGGTGACCATCCTCGACTACGTGGCCGAGCGCTCCACGACGGCCATGGTCCAGCGCATCCGCAACGGCGGGGGAGCGCCCGTGCCGGAGGCGTAG
- a CDS encoding spermidine synthase, whose product MARRIKSGGKSGPKTATKSGGRRGTATASNVLEDASQPRPGGVRADGPVEGIYYIDTGDCELIADQDNSTGWLLRINGVMSSHIDLADPLFLDFEYMRWMSALIESRWPTESRPRLRGLHLGGGACSLARYFHAAYPDARQVVVELDGKLAEYVRGWFDLPKAPLLRLRVGEARAVTETLTPDTRDFIIRDVFAGAVTPYPLTTAEFNAHVRRVLAPGGIYVVNSGDGPDLKNAREEAATIAAAFGHTIIIADPAMLKGRRYGNMVMAGSDQPFEDDPQLARRLLGGAVPAHIWDDAKVRAFAAGAQVRHDPRPPAEPAPQRLAGG is encoded by the coding sequence ATGGCACGGCGCATTAAGTCAGGCGGCAAATCCGGACCCAAAACCGCCACCAAATCCGGCGGCAGAAGAGGCACGGCAACGGCCTCCAACGTGCTGGAAGATGCCAGTCAGCCGCGTCCCGGGGGAGTCCGTGCAGATGGCCCCGTTGAGGGCATCTACTACATCGACACCGGCGACTGCGAGCTCATTGCCGACCAGGACAACTCCACCGGCTGGCTCCTGCGCATCAACGGTGTGATGAGCTCCCACATCGACCTTGCCGATCCGCTGTTCCTCGACTTCGAGTACATGCGCTGGATGTCCGCCCTGATCGAATCCCGCTGGCCGACCGAGTCCAGGCCCAGGCTGCGGGGCCTGCACCTGGGCGGCGGGGCCTGCTCGCTGGCCCGCTACTTCCATGCTGCCTACCCGGACGCCCGGCAGGTGGTGGTGGAACTCGACGGGAAGCTTGCCGAGTACGTCCGCGGCTGGTTCGACCTGCCCAAGGCCCCGCTGCTGCGGCTGCGCGTCGGCGAGGCCCGCGCTGTGACGGAAACGCTCACCCCGGACACCCGCGACTTCATCATCAGGGACGTGTTCGCCGGCGCGGTTACCCCCTATCCGCTGACCACCGCTGAGTTCAACGCGCACGTGCGGCGGGTGCTGGCGCCCGGCGGTATTTACGTGGTGAATTCGGGCGACGGCCCGGACCTGAAAAACGCCCGTGAGGAGGCGGCCACCATCGCGGCGGCGTTCGGGCACACCATCATCATCGCCGACCCGGCCATGCTGAAGGGACGCCGGTACGGCAACATGGTGATGGCCGGCAGCGACCAGCCGTTCGAGGACGATCCGCAACTCGCGCGGCGGCTCCTGGGCGGGGCGGTACCCGCTCACATCTGGGACGATGCCAAGGTCCGGGCCTTCGCCGCCGGAGCCCAGGTGCGCCACGATCCCCGGCCTCCCGCCGAGCCTGCGCCTCAGCGTTTAGCCGGCGGCTGA
- a CDS encoding LysR family transcriptional regulator — protein MDANPDDLLVLLAVSRSAKFTTAAQVLGLNHTTVSRRIAALEKALGGRVLARASGGWELTELGAQAVLVAEQVETAVRALGPSGHAPDPITGVVRMTATDGFSAYIAAPAVARLRRDHPGLSVEIVTVTRRALQQRSGLDIEVVVGEPQVHRAEAFRLGEYELGMYASRSYIEANGMPDSVEALTAHPLVYFVDSMLQVDDLDAPRRLVPAMREGVSSTNVFVHVEATRAGAGVGFLPCFMADRHEDLVRLLPGNIAERLPYWMVLRPDSMRRPAVAAVVTALREQTTAHREWLLGQGRGGKGGDAAAQPPAKR, from the coding sequence ATGGATGCCAACCCGGACGACCTGCTGGTGCTGCTCGCCGTCTCACGCTCGGCGAAGTTCACGACGGCGGCCCAGGTCCTGGGCCTGAACCACACCACCGTTTCGCGCCGGATTGCCGCACTGGAAAAGGCCCTGGGCGGCCGTGTACTGGCTCGGGCGTCCGGAGGTTGGGAGCTGACTGAGCTCGGCGCCCAGGCCGTGCTGGTGGCTGAGCAGGTGGAGACGGCGGTGCGTGCGCTGGGACCGTCAGGCCACGCGCCTGACCCGATTACCGGCGTCGTACGCATGACGGCGACCGACGGTTTCAGCGCGTACATCGCCGCTCCGGCCGTGGCCCGGCTAAGGAGGGATCACCCGGGGCTCAGCGTCGAGATCGTCACCGTCACGCGCCGGGCCCTGCAGCAACGCTCGGGACTGGACATCGAGGTGGTGGTCGGCGAGCCGCAGGTGCACCGGGCCGAGGCGTTCCGGCTGGGCGAGTACGAGCTCGGGATGTACGCGTCCCGCTCGTACATCGAGGCCAACGGCATGCCGGACTCGGTGGAGGCCCTGACCGCCCATCCGCTCGTGTACTTCGTGGATTCGATGCTGCAGGTGGACGATCTTGACGCACCGCGCCGGCTGGTGCCGGCGATGCGCGAGGGCGTGAGCTCCACCAACGTGTTCGTGCACGTCGAGGCAACCCGGGCTGGCGCCGGGGTGGGATTCCTGCCCTGTTTCATGGCCGACCGGCACGAGGACCTGGTGCGCCTGCTGCCCGGGAACATCGCAGAACGGCTGCCCTACTGGATGGTCCTGCGGCCCGACTCGATGCGCCGGCCGGCCGTCGCCGCAGTGGTGACGGCCCTGCGCGAACAGACCACGGCGCACCGGGAGTGGCTGCTCGGGCAGGGACGCGGCGGCAAAGGCGGGGACGCGGCGGCTCAGCCGCCGGCTAAACGCTGA
- a CDS encoding 3-hydroxybutyrate dehydrogenase — protein MEKNLNGRKALVTGGASGIGAACVRELAARGAKVVVADVDEAGAAPLADEVGGTSWAVDLLDVEALAALSLDCDILVNNAGIQRISPIEDFDPVAFRRILALMLEAPFLLIRAALPHMYANGFGRIINLSSVHGLRASPFKSAYVSAKHGLEGLSKVTALEGGEHGVTSNCINPGYVRTPLVEKQIADQARVHGIPESEVLAKVMLTESAVKRLVEPEEVASLVAWLSSDAAGMVTGASYTMDGGWSAR, from the coding sequence GTGGAAAAGAACCTGAACGGCCGCAAGGCCCTGGTGACCGGCGGTGCCAGCGGCATCGGCGCGGCGTGCGTACGGGAACTGGCCGCCAGGGGAGCCAAGGTGGTGGTGGCCGACGTCGACGAAGCCGGCGCTGCGCCCCTCGCCGATGAGGTGGGCGGCACGTCCTGGGCAGTCGATCTCCTGGACGTCGAGGCGCTGGCCGCGCTGAGCCTGGACTGCGACATCCTGGTGAACAACGCCGGCATCCAGCGCATCAGCCCCATCGAGGACTTCGACCCCGTGGCGTTCCGGCGGATCCTGGCGCTCATGCTCGAGGCGCCCTTCCTGCTGATCCGTGCCGCGCTGCCGCACATGTACGCCAACGGTTTCGGGCGCATCATTAACCTGTCGTCGGTCCATGGCCTCCGCGCCTCCCCGTTTAAGAGTGCCTACGTCTCGGCGAAGCACGGCCTTGAGGGGCTGAGCAAGGTGACGGCACTTGAAGGCGGCGAGCACGGGGTTACGTCCAACTGCATCAACCCCGGTTATGTGCGGACCCCGCTGGTGGAGAAGCAGATCGCGGACCAGGCACGTGTCCACGGGATTCCGGAGTCGGAGGTCCTGGCGAAGGTGATGCTCACCGAGTCCGCGGTGAAACGGCTCGTGGAACCCGAAGAGGTGGCCTCGCTGGTTGCGTGGCTGTCCTCCGACGCAGCCGGAATGGTCACCGGGGCCAGCTACACGATGGACGGGGGCTGGTCCGCCCGGTAA
- a CDS encoding LysE family translocator, with amino-acid sequence MLPLQNLLAFALVSALLIAVPGPSVLFVIGRSLALGRRGGLLSVLGNAAGELLQIAGVALGLGVVLAESVLLFTVVKFAGAAYLIYLGILAVLHRRGGPAGPDTSRPATTRRILREGFIVGATNPKSVVFFVAVLPQFVDHSAGAIPVQLALLGATFLGIALVSDSVWALAAGTARQWFARSPRRVAAVTTTGGVMMIGLGGTLALTGSKS; translated from the coding sequence ATGCTCCCGCTGCAGAATCTCCTGGCCTTTGCCTTGGTCTCCGCACTGCTCATCGCCGTCCCGGGCCCCAGCGTCCTGTTCGTCATCGGACGGTCGCTGGCCCTGGGGCGGCGGGGCGGCCTGCTGAGCGTTCTCGGCAATGCTGCCGGGGAACTGCTGCAGATCGCAGGGGTGGCCCTTGGCCTCGGCGTAGTGCTGGCTGAGTCGGTACTGCTGTTCACGGTGGTGAAGTTCGCCGGCGCGGCCTACCTTATTTATCTGGGAATCCTGGCGGTGCTCCACCGCCGGGGCGGCCCTGCAGGCCCGGATACGTCGAGGCCGGCCACCACCCGGCGGATTCTGCGCGAAGGCTTCATTGTGGGGGCCACGAATCCGAAGTCCGTGGTGTTCTTCGTAGCGGTCCTCCCCCAGTTCGTGGACCATTCCGCCGGTGCTATTCCGGTCCAACTCGCCCTGCTTGGTGCCACGTTCCTGGGCATCGCGTTGGTCTCGGACAGCGTCTGGGCACTCGCCGCAGGGACTGCGAGGCAATGGTTCGCCCGCTCACCCCGCCGGGTGGCAGCTGTCACTACCACTGGTGGGGTGATGATGATCGGGCTCGGCGGCACCCTCGCGCTGACGGGTTCAAAGAGCTGA
- a CDS encoding helix-turn-helix domain-containing protein has translation MSITNLPTAYLTIAEVAAALRLSKMTVYRMVRAGTLAADRFGKSYRVPESAVEEYIRASGSPGTEDPQGARG, from the coding sequence ATGTCCATCACCAACCTGCCAACCGCGTACCTCACCATTGCCGAGGTGGCCGCGGCCCTGCGCCTTTCCAAAATGACCGTCTACCGGATGGTCCGGGCCGGGACGCTGGCAGCCGACCGGTTCGGCAAGTCCTACCGTGTGCCGGAGTCCGCTGTGGAGGAGTACATCCGGGCCTCCGGGAGCCCGGGTACGGAGGATCCACAGGGCGCACGCGGCTGA